The Raoultibacter phocaeensis genome includes a window with the following:
- a CDS encoding formate hydrogenlyase complex iron-sulfur subunit, protein MLKTLKGILKTGDATVKYPFAPIEQAPDVRGKPEHDAVRCIACAACATACPPNAIQMKLDIGAGTLTWEINYGRCIFCGRCEEVCPVDAIRLGTEFELAVMSKDDLRDSCTYWLQKCSCCGEYFAPRKEVAYVASVLDGIKGSGASGDSVGLCLSCKQRNDALAYENRIGEGGNRG, encoded by the coding sequence ATGCTGAAAACGCTGAAAGGTATCCTGAAGACGGGCGATGCGACCGTCAAGTATCCGTTCGCCCCTATCGAACAAGCACCGGATGTTCGAGGCAAGCCCGAGCACGATGCCGTGCGCTGCATTGCCTGCGCGGCATGCGCAACGGCGTGTCCGCCGAATGCCATCCAGATGAAGCTGGATATCGGGGCAGGAACGCTCACCTGGGAAATCAACTACGGACGATGCATCTTCTGCGGGCGGTGCGAGGAGGTTTGTCCAGTCGATGCCATCAGGCTCGGCACCGAGTTCGAATTAGCCGTCATGAGCAAAGACGATCTTCGGGACTCGTGCACGTACTGGCTTCAGAAGTGCTCCTGTTGCGGCGAGTACTTCGCGCCGCGCAAGGAAGTCGCGTACGTGGCGAGCGTGTTGGATGGGATCAAAGGCTCGGGCGCTTCGGGCGATTCGGTCGGCTTGTGCTTGTCGTGCAAGCAGAGAAACGATGCGCTCGCGTACGAAAACCGTATCGGCGAAGGAGGTAACCGTGGTTGA
- a CDS encoding NADH-quinone oxidoreductase subunit B family protein, with product MVERTAPTQLQAQLEPKQLSEDIAKAKATLLQSIKRSVYVYRVDCGGCNACEIEIFSSITPVFDVERFGIKVVPTPRHADILVYTGAVTRAMRLPAIRAYEAAPDPKIIVSYGACGCTGGIFHDNYCVWGGTDKLFPVDVYIPGCPPTPAQTVYGFAMALGMLDQKQHAVNEVEAEGERVCVRYADVPYGIRVELEREARRLSGYRQGGDLCDEFLEALESSGTDALGKIAALIASQDDPRKIEVLTELKDLLVSKTVRS from the coding sequence GTGGTTGAGCGGACTGCTCCAACCCAACTGCAGGCGCAGCTCGAGCCGAAGCAGCTCAGCGAGGACATCGCGAAGGCCAAGGCAACGCTGCTGCAGAGCATCAAGCGATCCGTATACGTCTATCGGGTCGATTGCGGCGGCTGCAACGCGTGCGAGATCGAGATATTCTCCTCGATCACCCCGGTGTTCGATGTGGAGCGCTTCGGGATTAAAGTGGTACCCACGCCGCGCCATGCCGACATCCTCGTGTACACCGGTGCCGTGACGAGGGCTATGAGGCTTCCCGCCATACGGGCGTACGAAGCCGCGCCCGATCCGAAAATCATCGTCTCGTACGGCGCATGCGGCTGTACGGGCGGTATCTTCCACGACAATTATTGCGTGTGGGGCGGGACTGACAAGTTGTTTCCCGTGGACGTCTACATTCCCGGTTGCCCGCCGACTCCGGCGCAAACGGTATACGGGTTCGCCATGGCGCTCGGTATGCTCGACCAGAAGCAGCATGCGGTAAACGAAGTCGAAGCCGAAGGCGAGCGCGTTTGCGTGCGATACGCCGATGTTCCCTACGGTATTCGGGTTGAGCTCGAGCGGGAAGCGCGGCGTTTATCGGGCTATCGCCAGGGAGGCGATCTGTGCGACGAGTTTCTCGAGGCGCTCGAAAGCAGCGGAACCGATGCTCTTGGGAAGATCGCTGCGCTTATTGCCTCCCAGGATGACCCTCGGAAAATTGAGGTGCTCACCGAACTGAAGGATCTGCTCGTGTCGAAAACTGTGAGGAGCTAG
- the hycH gene encoding formate hydrogenlyase maturation protein HycH, protein MDGKVIIYQLTAKLVDSEIDIPQDAQDIMYYTLSVGHHTGVMDCFSAKLSCPVETFSSVLENISDDKARSKLGGILRFGEIQIDKSHLPVLKQAIKRTLRELYTRKDTNPYSAELVWMGDFMQLLDATEKEAAMYLMGRRVDD, encoded by the coding sequence GTGGACGGCAAGGTTATCATATACCAGCTCACGGCGAAGCTGGTTGATAGCGAAATCGATATCCCGCAGGACGCGCAGGATATTATGTACTACACGTTGTCGGTAGGCCATCACACCGGCGTCATGGATTGCTTTTCGGCGAAACTGTCCTGCCCGGTCGAAACGTTTTCGTCGGTGCTTGAAAACATATCCGATGATAAGGCCCGGTCTAAACTCGGGGGGATACTCCGATTCGGCGAGATCCAGATCGATAAGAGCCATCTGCCCGTACTCAAGCAGGCCATCAAACGCACGTTGCGCGAGCTGTACACGAGGAAGGATACGAACCCTTATTCGGCCGAACTAGTTTGGATGGGCGATTTCATGCAGCTGCTCGATGCGACCGAGAAGGAGGCGGCCATGTATCTGATGGGGAGGAGGGTCGATGACTGA
- the hycI gene encoding hydrogenase maturation peptidase HycI, which produces MTDKVLLTVGSVLRGDDAAGPLLAKMMSGDPETGWTVIDGGQTPEDELRTIRRLSPDVVVVVDAAAMGLEAGAIRRLGVDDVAQSFLITTHALPMTFLLGQLEEAAETVLFLGIQPADTTFFNPLTPAVKTAVEELYERFLAGDDLTAYPAYERSHPDMATR; this is translated from the coding sequence ATGACTGACAAGGTGCTCTTGACGGTTGGGAGCGTGTTGCGGGGCGATGACGCTGCAGGGCCGTTGCTCGCCAAAATGATGTCAGGCGATCCCGAAACGGGCTGGACGGTTATCGACGGCGGCCAAACCCCCGAAGACGAACTGCGGACGATCAGGCGCTTGTCGCCTGATGTCGTTGTGGTGGTCGATGCTGCCGCTATGGGCTTGGAGGCGGGTGCGATACGTCGGCTCGGGGTGGATGACGTTGCGCAGAGCTTTCTCATCACCACCCATGCGCTGCCCATGACGTTTTTGCTCGGCCAGCTGGAAGAGGCGGCGGAAACGGTACTTTTCTTAGGCATCCAACCTGCCGATACAACGTTTTTCAATCCTTTGACGCCTGCAGTTAAGACGGCGGTCGAAGAGCTGTACGAACGGTTTTTGGCCGGGGACGACCTTACGGCGTACCCGGCGTATGAAAGAAGCCATCCAGACATGGCTACGAGGTGA
- a CDS encoding iron-containing alcohol dehydrogenase, which produces MMIDAQMPTRIVFGAGRLDELAALDLPGSHALICTSKSERAERKALLDRVIGLLDGADVAATAYEGVTPNPTNEQVGEACALAKESGCDFVIGLGGGSSIDAAKAIAMMMRQDGDLWDYAYTGSGGKKDILQAAPVVAISTTAGTGTETDPYSVITNVETGEKLDFAADVLYPAVSIIDPELMVSLPEDQTIYQGIDALFHAAECAITNRAENRLVDVFAQESISHVLTWLPVVVKEPGNIEGRTMLAYAADICSGYTQSLINTTSHHIIAQTIGGMFPSVPHGASLIMIAEEYYKRIAAFVPDELDLVGAYLGVDPCNHLPGQSFAEGLARFFDRLGVRGLPLSDYGIAWEDLPAIADAAVNRTGIADVDLYTLTEEDVLGILQRSYR; this is translated from the coding sequence ATGATGATCGATGCCCAGATGCCCACGAGAATCGTTTTCGGAGCGGGTCGGCTCGATGAGCTGGCCGCACTTGACCTTCCGGGGTCGCATGCGCTTATCTGCACGAGCAAAAGCGAGAGGGCCGAGCGGAAGGCCTTGCTCGATCGGGTGATCGGGTTGCTCGACGGCGCAGACGTTGCAGCAACGGCCTACGAAGGCGTAACGCCGAACCCGACTAACGAGCAAGTCGGTGAAGCTTGTGCTCTCGCAAAGGAGTCCGGATGCGATTTCGTCATCGGACTGGGAGGCGGAAGCAGCATCGATGCAGCCAAGGCCATTGCCATGATGATGCGGCAAGACGGCGATTTGTGGGATTATGCCTATACGGGCAGCGGCGGTAAGAAGGATATACTCCAAGCGGCCCCTGTTGTTGCCATTTCGACAACGGCCGGCACCGGTACCGAAACCGATCCCTACAGCGTTATCACGAACGTAGAGACGGGCGAAAAACTCGATTTCGCCGCCGATGTCCTGTACCCAGCCGTGTCGATCATCGATCCGGAACTCATGGTATCGCTTCCGGAAGACCAGACCATCTACCAGGGGATCGATGCGCTGTTTCATGCGGCGGAATGCGCGATTACCAATAGGGCGGAAAACAGGCTCGTGGACGTGTTCGCGCAAGAATCGATATCCCATGTGCTCACGTGGCTTCCGGTCGTCGTGAAGGAGCCGGGCAACATCGAGGGTCGGACGATGCTCGCGTACGCGGCCGACATATGCAGCGGCTACACGCAATCGCTCATCAACACCACGTCGCACCACATCATCGCTCAAACGATCGGGGGCATGTTCCCGTCGGTCCCCCATGGTGCGAGCCTGATCATGATTGCAGAGGAATACTACAAGCGCATCGCCGCGTTCGTCCCCGACGAGCTCGACCTAGTCGGTGCGTACCTCGGCGTCGATCCGTGCAACCATCTTCCCGGCCAATCGTTTGCAGAAGGATTGGCGCGTTTCTTCGATCGACTCGGCGTGCGCGGCCTTCCTCTGTCGGATTACGGCATAGCGTGGGAGGATCTGCCTGCCATTGCAGATGCGGCGGTCAACCGCACGGGGATTGCCGATGTCGACCTGTACACGCTGACCGAAGAGGACGTACTCGGCATCCTGCAAAGATCGTATCGATAG
- a CDS encoding formate dehydrogenase accessory sulfurtransferase FdhD, giving the protein MERGGYSALCEAWYVEGDGWTPVTETVALEVPVAIHCNGLFVEEISCTPEDVEDLVIGHLYTSGVIDAFDDVSLVEVAACTVGFEAHVCAPGPNLALECSYALCPAGDCPAGDLEISPKAVHRASSALLGVQDMHRNTGATHAAVFADVSGSYRFVREDIGRHNAVDKLIGALLRNDVDPSSGFVHLSSRCALDLVKKCSTFGIRLISTVSAPTSAVLDFADERGITLCAFARNGHFTVYTHPEHLSR; this is encoded by the coding sequence ATGGAACGCGGCGGGTACAGCGCGCTCTGCGAAGCGTGGTATGTCGAAGGAGACGGCTGGACGCCGGTTACCGAAACCGTAGCGCTCGAGGTGCCTGTCGCCATCCACTGCAACGGTCTGTTCGTCGAGGAAATATCATGCACCCCCGAAGATGTTGAAGATCTGGTTATCGGACACCTGTACACCTCGGGGGTAATCGATGCCTTCGACGACGTATCCCTCGTCGAAGTCGCTGCGTGCACGGTTGGTTTTGAAGCGCATGTTTGCGCGCCCGGGCCGAACCTTGCCCTCGAATGCTCTTATGCGCTTTGCCCGGCTGGCGATTGTCCTGCGGGGGATCTAGAAATATCGCCCAAGGCGGTGCATCGGGCAAGCTCGGCTCTTCTCGGCGTTCAGGACATGCACCGAAACACCGGTGCTACCCATGCGGCCGTATTCGCCGACGTTTCGGGAAGCTACCGCTTTGTACGGGAGGACATCGGAAGGCATAACGCCGTAGACAAGCTTATCGGTGCCCTGCTGAGAAACGATGTCGACCCGTCAAGCGGATTCGTTCATCTTTCGAGCAGATGCGCCCTGGATCTGGTGAAAAAGTGCTCGACGTTCGGCATCCGGCTTATCTCGACCGTATCGGCACCGACTTCGGCGGTGCTCGATTTTGCCGATGAGCGGGGAATCACGCTCTGTGCGTTTGCCCGAAACGGGCACTTTACCGTCTACACCCATCCAGAACATCTGTCGAGATGA
- a CDS encoding trigger factor: MELQSVYDRIDDDRATLSITIKADDVNTLIDQFTIALAYQNNIAPEDGQDLAEAVTIKLGKEAVEKHLETSVMGYSFPFAAEGNHVEIVGKPALTAHGSLARDTDFSFEALCTLKPSFSLSSYDPVHITVPPLEVTDEDVERYLKTLAQSHAYLEEDTSHAEIRKGDLVELEIETFKDGVRCDQLCSESRTYTTGADMMPPDFDEQVMKMRVGETKTIVYEYPGFTLDENYEPQIEHYTSTVTAKKVQKMVVPELNDQWVRENMPDTDGVEGLRRNARETIYDRKSIEYRHYKNLQSANELVKRFDGEISPAVYEAVTADILQSFEDQLAQQETTKEDFLRQQGITEQQLMAHFSNQVREQLVRQFALDAVAEHFGLEVDDADLDEYFRAAASPGLEAMIRLDFERNGRMPEARLSALRLKANDYVTEHSIMRID, from the coding sequence ATGGAGCTGCAATCAGTATACGATCGCATCGATGACGATCGCGCCACCCTCAGCATCACCATCAAAGCAGATGACGTGAATACGCTTATCGATCAATTCACCATTGCGTTGGCCTATCAGAACAACATCGCACCCGAAGACGGCCAGGATCTTGCAGAAGCCGTCACCATCAAACTTGGAAAAGAAGCGGTCGAGAAGCATCTCGAAACATCCGTCATGGGATACTCGTTTCCCTTCGCTGCCGAAGGAAACCATGTAGAGATCGTCGGTAAACCGGCCCTTACCGCGCATGGATCCCTCGCACGCGATACAGATTTTTCCTTCGAAGCGCTCTGCACGCTCAAGCCGTCGTTTTCGCTCTCTTCGTACGATCCCGTCCACATCACGGTGCCGCCTCTCGAGGTTACCGACGAGGACGTCGAGCGCTATCTGAAAACCCTTGCCCAGAGCCACGCGTACCTCGAGGAAGACACGAGCCACGCAGAGATACGAAAAGGCGATCTCGTCGAGCTGGAAATCGAAACGTTCAAAGACGGCGTTCGCTGCGATCAGCTTTGTTCGGAGAGCCGTACCTACACCACCGGCGCAGATATGATGCCCCCCGATTTCGACGAGCAGGTTATGAAGATGAGGGTGGGAGAAACCAAAACCATCGTATACGAGTATCCCGGTTTCACCCTCGATGAGAACTACGAGCCCCAGATCGAGCACTACACCTCAACCGTAACCGCTAAAAAGGTGCAGAAGATGGTCGTCCCCGAACTGAACGATCAGTGGGTTCGCGAAAACATGCCCGACACCGACGGCGTCGAAGGCTTGAGGAGAAACGCACGCGAAACCATCTATGATCGAAAGTCGATCGAGTACCGCCATTACAAGAACCTGCAAAGCGCCAACGAACTCGTCAAAAGATTCGACGGCGAAATCTCGCCCGCGGTATACGAGGCCGTCACTGCCGACATCCTGCAGTCTTTCGAAGATCAGCTCGCTCAACAGGAAACGACGAAAGAGGATTTTCTCCGTCAGCAGGGCATAACCGAGCAACAACTCATGGCTCACTTCTCGAATCAAGTGCGCGAGCAGCTCGTCAGGCAGTTCGCGCTCGATGCCGTCGCCGAGCATTTCGGGCTCGAGGTCGACGATGCGGACCTCGACGAGTATTTCAGAGCAGCCGCATCCCCCGGACTCGAAGCGATGATCCGGCTCGATTTCGAACGAAACGGCAGAATGCCCGAAGCGCGGCTCTCGGCGCTCAGGCTGAAAGCGAACGATTACGTAACCGAGCATTCCATCATGCGCATCGACTGA
- a CDS encoding PIN domain-containing protein: protein MITIIDESVILRYLLNDDKRKAKQAAKLIADGHAYSYPEIFARVAVTLRDVYGVPRSLVSEALLNLLDDIRVSEEDIVRYATRLFGASMLDYIDCLLVARNHLYNHEIVSFDKPLMKNMM, encoded by the coding sequence ATGATTACGATCATAGACGAGAGCGTCATCCTGCGCTATCTACTCAATGACGACAAAAGAAAAGCCAAACAAGCAGCAAAGCTCATCGCTGACGGCCATGCGTATTCCTATCCCGAGATATTCGCTCGCGTAGCGGTTACGCTTCGCGACGTGTACGGGGTTCCCCGTTCACTCGTCAGCGAAGCGCTGCTCAACCTCCTTGACGACATCCGCGTCAGCGAGGAAGACATCGTTCGCTATGCCACGCGCCTGTTCGGAGCTAGCATGCTCGACTACATCGACTGCTTGCTTGTGGCACGAAACCATCTGTACAACCACGAAATCGTCAGCTTCGACAAACCTTTGATGAAAAACATGATGTAA
- a CDS encoding type II toxin-antitoxin system RelB/DinJ family antitoxin, which yields MKETILHVRIDADLKAESEVLFNSMGTSLSEAVRIFLKQCTLDQKFPFQIKSFEQKGGDGAFGFLNQYSKPIARETERESWISSLAKK from the coding sequence ATGAAAGAAACCATCTTGCACGTCAGAATTGACGCCGATTTGAAGGCCGAATCGGAAGTTTTATTCAATTCCATGGGAACGAGCCTTTCCGAAGCGGTCAGGATCTTCCTGAAGCAGTGCACGCTCGATCAGAAGTTCCCCTTCCAGATAAAAAGCTTCGAGCAAAAGGGGGGCGACGGGGCTTTCGGCTTTCTGAATCAGTATTCCAAACCCATCGCGCGCGAAACGGAGCGCGAATCGTGGATATCGTCATTGGCTAAAAAATGA
- a CDS encoding AmiS/UreI family transporter, translating to MTLGLGLLYVGCVLFMNGVGTLQKWDPKAMAVMNFFTGGLLVVINSINIAYTVVTVGASGIGADFYGIATNMLFGFTYLFVGCTNLFQLDGRPLAWYCLFVAVNTLPCAFLSFTADADPIFGVIWLIWGTLWLAYWFAGAEMKVTLGPKFIGWYTVVVGIITCWVPGYMLLANWWQFLY from the coding sequence ATGACCTTAGGACTTGGTTTGCTCTATGTCGGCTGCGTTCTGTTCATGAACGGGGTGGGAACCCTTCAGAAGTGGGACCCGAAAGCTATGGCGGTCATGAACTTCTTTACGGGCGGTCTTCTCGTAGTCATCAACTCCATCAACATCGCGTATACGGTCGTTACGGTGGGGGCTAGCGGTATCGGCGCCGATTTCTACGGGATAGCCACCAACATGCTCTTTGGTTTTACCTATCTGTTCGTGGGATGTACGAACCTGTTCCAGCTCGACGGAAGGCCGCTTGCGTGGTATTGCCTGTTCGTGGCAGTCAACACGCTTCCCTGTGCGTTCCTGTCGTTCACCGCAGACGCCGATCCGATCTTCGGAGTCATATGGCTCATCTGGGGGACCTTGTGGTTGGCGTACTGGTTCGCCGGCGCGGAGATGAAGGTAACTCTGGGGCCGAAGTTCATTGGTTGGTACACCGTAGTTGTAGGCATTATCACGTGTTGGGTTCCCGGGTACATGCTCTTGGCGAACTGGTGGCAATTCCTGTACTAA
- a CDS encoding formamidase yields the protein MGSIGSMNKPENGFLTALIQFPVPIVNSRADIDKQIESIVRTLHATKAGYPGLELIVFPEYSTQGLNTAKWLTEEFLCDVPGPETDTFGQACKEAGVYGVFSIMERNPDPSKNPYNTAIIIDPNGEICLKYRKLFPWNPIEPWYPGDLGMPVCDGPAGSKLAVCICHDGMIPELAREAAYKGCNVYIRISGYSTQVNEQWILTNRSNAWHNLMYTLAVNLAGYDNVFYYFGEGQITNYDGTVLVQGHRNPWEIVTGEIFPCQVDQARRSWGLENNIYNLGHRGYVALPGGESDAGLTYIKDLAAGKYKLPWEDDMKIKDGSIYGYPTTGGRFGQ from the coding sequence ATGGGCAGTATCGGAAGTATGAACAAACCTGAGAACGGCTTCCTGACAGCACTGATTCAGTTCCCCGTGCCGATCGTCAACTCTCGAGCAGACATCGACAAGCAAATCGAAAGTATCGTCCGCACGCTCCATGCGACCAAGGCCGGTTACCCGGGTCTCGAGCTCATCGTGTTCCCCGAGTACAGCACCCAGGGCCTCAACACCGCGAAGTGGCTCACTGAGGAATTCCTGTGCGACGTTCCCGGTCCCGAGACCGATACGTTCGGCCAGGCTTGCAAAGAGGCTGGCGTCTACGGCGTCTTCTCTATCATGGAACGTAACCCCGATCCCAGCAAGAACCCCTACAATACCGCGATCATCATCGATCCCAACGGCGAGATTTGCCTGAAATACCGCAAGCTGTTCCCGTGGAACCCGATCGAGCCTTGGTATCCGGGCGACCTCGGCATGCCGGTTTGCGACGGACCTGCCGGCTCCAAACTCGCCGTGTGCATCTGCCACGACGGCATGATCCCCGAGCTTGCTCGCGAGGCTGCTTACAAGGGTTGCAACGTCTACATCCGCATCTCCGGTTACAGCACGCAGGTTAACGAGCAGTGGATTCTCACCAACCGCTCCAATGCATGGCACAACCTCATGTACACGCTGGCCGTCAACCTTGCCGGTTACGACAACGTGTTCTACTACTTCGGCGAAGGCCAGATCACCAATTACGACGGCACCGTGCTTGTTCAGGGCCATCGCAATCCGTGGGAGATCGTCACGGGCGAAATCTTCCCCTGCCAAGTAGATCAGGCGCGCCGTTCGTGGGGCCTCGAGAACAACATCTACAACCTCGGTCATCGCGGCTACGTTGCCCTTCCTGGCGGCGAAAGCGATGCCGGCCTGACCTACATCAAGGATCTTGCAGCTGGCAAGTACAAGCTTCCTTGGGAAGACGACATGAAGATCAAAGACGGCAGCATCTACGGATATCCGACGACCGGCGGTCGTTTCGGCCAGTAG
- a CDS encoding glutathione peroxidase codes for MNVYDFKVKDAKGNLVDLAAFDGKVLLIVNTATKCGLTPQYEQLEAIYEKYRDCGFEILDFPSNQFLKQAPGTDEEIAEFCTLNYGTTFPRFAKVDVNGKDADPLFVWLKEQLPEEQGDEEAESFAKKVKALKPFSKKGDITWNFGKFLIGRDGNPIARFAPAYALEKLEADIEKALG; via the coding sequence ATGAACGTATACGACTTTAAGGTGAAAGATGCAAAAGGCAACCTCGTCGATCTCGCAGCCTTCGACGGCAAAGTTCTGCTCATCGTGAACACCGCGACCAAATGCGGGTTGACGCCCCAGTACGAGCAGCTCGAAGCGATCTACGAGAAGTACCGCGACTGCGGTTTCGAAATCCTCGATTTCCCTTCGAACCAGTTTCTCAAGCAAGCGCCGGGAACCGATGAGGAAATCGCTGAATTCTGCACGCTCAACTACGGCACCACGTTTCCGCGGTTTGCTAAGGTCGATGTGAATGGCAAGGATGCCGACCCTCTGTTCGTCTGGCTCAAGGAGCAGCTACCCGAAGAGCAAGGCGATGAAGAGGCGGAATCGTTTGCCAAGAAAGTGAAGGCCCTCAAGCCGTTTTCCAAAAAAGGTGATATCACATGGAACTTCGGCAAGTTTCTCATCGGCCGCGACGGCAATCCGATTGCTCGCTTTGCTCCGGCATATGCGCTCGAAAAGCTCGAGGCAGATATCGAAAAGGCGCTCGGGTAG
- a CDS encoding GMC family oxidoreductase produces METKTYDYIVVGSGPAGSIMAKTLSDDGAASVLLLEAGANNDADPLIQDPNANLYRHFPEYFWWGQSIPQPGAQGRDFPVTGGRLAGGGSSVNGEMYVRPTPFILERWAKVAGAQWSPAEATKNFKELENYLGESSNPEVRGTEGLLHIRQNHPTPPELVDKMTVAFERATGRRAVEDYNDPATPIGPFRSWQLYQKPDGQRASASVSFLEPALADAREGNRNLDVRFESTATKILFDNTRATGVRFVERGEQHEAQASKKVIVCAGIHSAQLLMVSGVGPKRELAEAGVDLVADNQHVGRHLADDAYVGAVLSVNPDDIAQLAENDANAKIHGGAFLPSPEGKGEPNERAIQIMATGATPQALYLSVLCVNPESRGTLDIQSADPLKIMLGDFGFLTDDRDAKTLMAALRTYVAPMAEKMGELDPAYALVSPSPEVLADDDKLEEYVRTSFIHTYHDQCSVRMGAEAGAAVDGWGNVFGTENLIVADASIIPYHMDGNTSACAYLIGYTIGKHLAEK; encoded by the coding sequence ATGGAAACGAAAACCTACGACTACATCGTTGTGGGCTCCGGCCCCGCCGGGAGCATCATGGCCAAGACCCTCAGCGACGACGGCGCGGCTTCGGTGCTGCTGCTCGAAGCAGGCGCGAACAACGATGCCGATCCGCTCATCCAAGATCCGAACGCGAACCTCTACCGCCACTTCCCCGAGTACTTCTGGTGGGGGCAATCGATCCCGCAGCCGGGAGCGCAAGGACGCGACTTCCCCGTCACAGGAGGCCGCCTCGCAGGCGGCGGCTCTTCGGTCAACGGCGAGATGTACGTGCGTCCGACCCCCTTCATCCTCGAACGCTGGGCGAAAGTCGCTGGAGCCCAGTGGTCGCCCGCAGAAGCCACCAAGAATTTCAAAGAGCTCGAGAACTACCTCGGCGAGTCGAGCAACCCCGAGGTGCGTGGAACGGAAGGCCTGCTCCATATTCGCCAGAACCATCCCACGCCCCCTGAACTCGTCGACAAGATGACCGTCGCCTTCGAACGGGCTACGGGTCGTCGCGCGGTTGAGGACTACAACGATCCCGCGACCCCCATCGGCCCGTTTCGCAGCTGGCAGCTGTACCAAAAGCCCGACGGTCAACGCGCCAGCGCCTCGGTTTCGTTTCTCGAACCCGCTCTGGCCGATGCGCGCGAGGGAAACAGAAACCTCGACGTCCGGTTCGAATCGACCGCAACGAAGATACTCTTCGACAACACCCGCGCGACGGGCGTGCGCTTTGTCGAGCGAGGCGAGCAGCACGAGGCGCAGGCCTCGAAAAAGGTTATCGTATGCGCGGGCATCCACAGCGCGCAGCTTTTGATGGTGTCGGGCGTCGGCCCGAAACGGGAACTCGCCGAAGCAGGCGTCGACCTCGTTGCCGACAATCAGCACGTGGGACGCCACCTTGCCGACGACGCGTACGTGGGAGCCGTGCTCTCCGTCAACCCCGACGACATCGCCCAGCTCGCCGAAAACGACGCAAATGCGAAGATCCACGGCGGGGCCTTCCTTCCCTCGCCCGAGGGCAAGGGCGAACCGAACGAACGCGCCATCCAGATCATGGCCACCGGTGCAACACCGCAGGCGCTTTACCTGAGCGTACTCTGCGTGAACCCCGAAAGCCGCGGAACGCTTGACATCCAAAGCGCCGACCCACTCAAGATCATGCTCGGCGATTTCGGATTCCTCACCGATGATCGCGATGCGAAAACGCTCATGGCTGCCCTGCGCACCTACGTGGCCCCCATGGCCGAGAAGATGGGCGAACTCGATCCTGCGTATGCGCTCGTTTCGCCTTCGCCCGAAGTACTCGCCGATGACGACAAGCTCGAGGAATACGTACGCACCTCGTTCATCCATACCTATCACGACCAATGCTCGGTACGTATGGGAGCCGAGGCGGGTGCCGCCGTTGACGGGTGGGGCAACGTGTTCGGCACGGAGAACCTCATTGTCGCCGACGCCTCCATCATCCCCTACCACATGGACGGCAACACTTCGGCCTGCGCCTACCTCATCGGATACACGATCGGAAAGCATCTGGCTGAAAAGTAG